The sequence GTATGAATACAGCGCACCCGCTCAGGTGGCACACCGAGCATTTCGGCAATGCCAGCGCGCAGCGGGTAAACGCCTTGTGTGTGGGTCCACACAGTGAGAACGCCGTCCTTGAACCAGGCCACTGCGCAGGACGGGCCGATCGAGCCATGCATCAAATACTGCTTGGTGACCCGCGCCTGAAAACGCGTGTCGGCCGCGCCGCTCGGCGTGCCGCTATTGCTGATCGGATAGCGCCGTGAGGGCAGGCGTTTGAGCAGGCCATGAATCTCGGCCGCCTCGGGAATCGCCTCACCGCCGCTCCATTGCGTCACCTCGCTGGCCTTGCGCATGGCTTTGATCGCTTGCCACTCATCACCGGCGACCACCGCCAGATAGTTGCCGTCGCGGATCACCTTGACCACGCCAGCCAACGCCTCGATGGACGCCGTATCGAATGCTTGCAGCGTGCAGCCCGGACGGGGCGGGCGGATCACCCGCGCATGCAACATGCCCGGCAGGCGCATGTCCTGGACGAATGCTGCGCCGCCGCTGACCTTCGCCGGGATGTCGAGGCGCGGCAACGAATGGCCGATCAGTTTGAAGTCAGCGGCGGCCATCGCCGGTGACTGCGCCTTGGCGTATTGGTGCACATCGACATGTTTGACCGCGTCGGCGTAACTCATCTGCTGAGCGGCCGGACCTTCGATCACTCCGTTGCGGGTGCTGAGCAGCGCTGCATCGACCTGCCAACTGCGCGCGGCGGCATCGACGAGCATTTCCCGTACCTGGGCGGCGGCGTTATACAACGCGGTACCGCTGTCGAAAATGCTGTGGCTGCCGGCGGTGTAACCTTCGTTGGGCGTCAGCGCGGTGTCGGCGGTGAGCAGGTTTATGGCGGTCGCCGGTACCTGCAAACGCTCGGCGGCGATTTGCAGCAGCGCGGTTTTTACCCCGGTGCCCAATTCGACCTTGCCGGTGTAGACGGTAATGCCGTCGGCGCCGATGCGGATCCAGGCGTCGAGAAACGGGTTGGTGCGCAGGCTGCCGGGCAGGTCGGGCGCGAGGACCACGGTGCCGAGCGTATCGACTTCGGTGTCGGCCAGTGCTCGCCGCGCCACCGGCATCAGGGTGAACGCCATCAGCAACGCACCACCGCGCAGGAACGCGCGTCGGCTCGGATTCAGTTCATTCGACTCGCTCATGTCAGGCTCCCGTTGTGCCCGGCCACCTGTTTGATCGCCTCGATGATCCGCAAGTGCGTACCGCAGCGGCACAGGTTGCCGGCCATGTATTCGCGAATGGTCGCCTCATCCGGGTGGCGATTACGCTCAAGCAACGCTTGCGCGCGCATCAGCATGCCGGCAATGCAGTAGCCGCATTGCGCGGCCTGTTTCTCGATGAACGCCGCTTGCAGAGGGCCGGGTTTTTCCGCGCTGCCGAGGCTTTCCACGGTGCGGATTTTTTTGCCTTCGAGGCCGGCGCAAGGTGTTAGGCAGGCGAACACCGGTTGATCATCGACGATCACCGTGCAGGCGCCGCATTGGCCGAGACCGCAGCCGTATTTGGCGCCGTTGAGGTTCAAGTGATTGCGCAGCGCATACAGCAGCGGCATGTCCGGCTCCAGCTCAAGCGGTTGCGCGGCTCCGTTGACGTTGAGGGTGATCTGGCTCATTTCGTCTCCTGACGTAACGCTTCAATAGTGGAAGAGAGGTCGGCCCACGGTTGATCGGGGCTGGCTTGCTGACGCAGATACGCGGCCAGTGCGCCGAGTTGCGCGTTGTCGAGGCTGGCGGCGAACGCAGGCATCAGCGGGCCGGGCGATCCGGCTGTGGCGGGCAAGCCTTCGAGCACGGTTTTGAGGAAGTTGCGCGAACTGGCCGCTTGCAACGCCGAGGTGTTTTGCAACCCCGGGCGACCATCGAGGGTGCGCATTGGTGCCGCCGGGCCATGGCAGCCGGCGCAGGCGCTGCTGAAGAGCAGGGCGCCGGTCGCGTGGTCTGCCGCTTCACTGGCAGGCGTCTTCGGCGTTGT comes from Pseudomonas sp. RU47 and encodes:
- a CDS encoding xanthine dehydrogenase family protein molybdopterin-binding subunit, which translates into the protein MSESNELNPSRRAFLRGGALLMAFTLMPVARRALADTEVDTLGTVVLAPDLPGSLRTNPFLDAWIRIGADGITVYTGKVELGTGVKTALLQIAAERLQVPATAINLLTADTALTPNEGYTAGSHSIFDSGTALYNAAAQVREMLVDAAARSWQVDAALLSTRNGVIEGPAAQQMSYADAVKHVDVHQYAKAQSPAMAAADFKLIGHSLPRLDIPAKVSGGAAFVQDMRLPGMLHARVIRPPRPGCTLQAFDTASIEALAGVVKVIRDGNYLAVVAGDEWQAIKAMRKASEVTQWSGGEAIPEAAEIHGLLKRLPSRRYPISNSGTPSGAADTRFQARVTKQYLMHGSIGPSCAVAWFKDGVLTVWTHTQGVYPLRAGIAEMLGVPPERVRCIHTEGSGCYGHNGADDAAADAALIALRVPGTPVRVQWMREQENLWEPYSSAMVSEVDAGLSQGRLQDWAYELWTTPHNERIVNAGRLLPARLLARPFASAPSVPIAQPEGDGDRNAVPLYDLNSTRINMTFVTQMPFRTSAMRSLGAHINIFAIEASIDELAIRAGIDAVALRLAHLSDPRARAVIERVRDEIGWPQKSSEPGAGIGFAFARYKNIMGYCAIAVKLRVHPQTGEIRIDHVVTAVDVGQIVSPDGLRNQVEGGIVQSASWTLYEKVVYDAGGIRSYDWSGYPILRFTQLPKKVDVHLLDQPGEPFLGAAEIVQAPMAAALGNAVANATGRRWLNLPLTRSNQPA
- a CDS encoding (2Fe-2S)-binding protein, which gives rise to MSQITLNVNGAAQPLELEPDMPLLYALRNHLNLNGAKYGCGLGQCGACTVIVDDQPVFACLTPCAGLEGKKIRTVESLGSAEKPGPLQAAFIEKQAAQCGYCIAGMLMRAQALLERNRHPDEATIREYMAGNLCRCGTHLRIIEAIKQVAGHNGSLT